AATTAAAATGACATACCATAAAGTTGATACTAATTTTTGATTTTGACAATTATATAAGAAGTAGCTGGTAAGAATGTCAGAGTCTCGTTTCACATCTCAATTGAACTGTTCTTTGAGAAGTTTTCCCAACCCCTCTGCCCTTCCTGTGGTCACACTTTTAGCAAACTAGCTGTCCCTTAACTCATTGGTGGTAGTCTTCTTCTTGTCAATTCTTCTTGAATAATCAGGTAGGTTGGATCAGTCCCTTGTTTGTCTTGCACCATCATCTGAAAAAATTTCTGATATTCATTGCAAGAATGAAGTTTGACTCTATAGGCTATCAATGCAATGATAAAACTCTGAGCTTCAACCATTTAAACTTGTTCAGAAAAATTTGCACATACCTGGGTTTCTCTATCCAGACACTATTTGATCCCTGGGGAAAACTTTAACTTTATTGTTTTATGGGCATGAGTTTTACTTTTTGTTTGCTCAATCAAGCACTAAGATTGTGCTGGTCAATACAAAAGGATCTGCCATTACAAGAGTATCAGTTTAGTATAGAGCTAATAATGTCTTTCAATCTACGTTCATCGTACCTTTTACACCAGCGAGCTAAGTAATaagtcatttttattttaaatctctAAAGCTATACTTCTACCCTCGAAGCGCACTGGTTTGTTTCAGTCTGGATTCTTGGTTTGATTCCTTAAATTTCCAAAGATAATTGGCGCAGTTAATGTGTATTGCACAAGTGAGGTGATCATTTTAATCCAGTAAAAATGACAGATTAATACTCGTGTATTTTAAGGTTGAAATACCTTGAATTTCACATGGACTTTTCACACATTGCACATGAAATATGTGGGCAACACGTTCTCTCTTGCAGCCCCTTGCTGCGCAGAGTAGAATAATTGATGCATCTAAATGTACTGATCAGAAAGGAAAAAGAACATCTTAGTGTGCTTGCAACTGATTCTGTAAAGTTGTCACATTCTTTGAATTGATTCATTGTCTTCATTGGAGTTATTATTATTGGATTTCAACGTAGAAAATGAGCCTATGGTTATCTTGCTCAAGTTTGAATGTTCGCCTTAATGTTTCAATGGTTCTCTTTTAAGTTTTCCTCTAGTACAGTGATTAAATACGTACTCCTTTCATGTCTTTGTCACTTTAAGGTTAGTGGAGACTTCATTGACAGAGCCCTGACCTCCAGGCAATGGAGTACATATACTTCAGCGTTGTTCTATGCTTCCTGGTGCCCGTTCTCAAGGagaattcatttcatgtttgaaGCCTTAAGTTCTATGTATCCTCAAATTGAACACCTAGCCATTGAGCAATCTTCAGCCATGCCGAGGTGAGAGAATACTCTTCTTTGTCAAAAAGAAAGCGTGCTGTCATAATTGCTGGAATGGAGTATGATTGTGAAATCTTTGCTTCTGATATGATGGGAATCTTGTGGTTTCACTGCTAAATCTGCTGGGGGTAGTGTGTCTGGAGAAGCATTTATTTCTTTTAAAGACGAGGAATGAAGTTTCCTCTTTTTCAATAACATGAAAATATTCAAAACAGGCCAACACAGGGAAACACTTAAGTTTTCCAAGAACAAAATCATTCATGGATGGATAGTGGTACATATTTGCAATTTCTTTTATTAACTAAACTGCTTTTTAATGATCCATGTTGCAGCTTGTTCTCAAGATATGGCATACATAGCATGCCTGCGATACTAATTTTTAACCAAACGTCAAGGATGTGGTTTCATGATTCCAAAGATCTTGATTCACTTTCAAAATTTTACCGGAGAACTACAGGTACTTGTCTTAAATAAGCAAAAATTAGTATCGGGGTTTTGGGCCAAATTGGGGTTAGTTATAGTTAAGGCTTATCCGTATAAGTCATACACGCTTGAATCTAGGTAGAATAAAATTTCCTCATATTTAGGAGAAGTGAAAATCTTTTCCCTCTCTCAACTAATTGCCAGAAAACTTTATAAAGGAGTAATTAATTTTGGCATGTAGATATGATTCTGAGAACCAATGTATGTTCTCCAAGATATAGATTAAGAGGAATTTTGGGGTCCAAGGAGATCAGTTAATAGCTTCTTTTCGCCATGTCTACTGAAGTGAAAATCTTCTATAGCTGCTTCTTTGACCTGCCTACCACGTCTAATTTCCTCTTCTGGTTGTCTTGAATGCAGGACTTGAACCAATTCAGTTTGTTGATGTTGATCAATCTGGTGTATTAAGGAAAAAAAGATTTGCAACGGAGTCCAAGCTCTCCTTGCCGCTCAATGAAATGTTAAGTCGAGAACCTTACTTGTCATTTGCTGTAGCATTCCTTTGTTTAAGAGTAATATGGATTGTTGCCCAAAGACTCATGTACCATATCAAAGCTTTTTGGACGAGGTACAGACCCAATCCAAATTTAGACATCTTCGGTGAAACTGGCCAAATCTTGAGGCGGATTGTTCAGGCGATAGATATGAAGGGGCTTTGGACAAAGCTAAGACAATGCAAGATCAGGAACTTGCACCATGGTGCAAGGAGTGCACGCGTGTGGGCTTCATCTTTGGCTTCTGTCTCCCTTGGTGAATCATCAACTTCTAGATAGCCGCGCTTAGAAAGATCTCTGACTGTGTATATAGTTGCTGTGAGGAGGGGTTGGAATTCTGAGGTTACTAAAAAGAAAACCTCCCCGGTTTGAAGTAAAGCGAAGGGAGATAGAGAAGCCAAAAGGAGACCTGGACGTTTAATGAGAATCTATAGATCATGCTGGTCTTCCCCTTTAATTTGTGTCCTGTGGTGTTTGTCAGTAAGAGTATGCATCCTTTATAGATTTTCTGCTGTTTAACTTGTGGACCGAGGCATCCAGGGCTACGGAAGAATGGCTAGTAAGAAGGTTAGAGTGTAAATCTTGCTTACAGCATTTGCAAATCGTGTTCTACTTAAATGCACAATGGAACCAGTTGTTGTTGTAAGTCTATGAAACGGGATTTGTGGGGTTGGAATAGAAGAAAAATGGTGAATATCAATCGTGGCATTGGAGATTTCTCTTGTAAAATAGACAGCAAAAAATGGTTTGATCCCAACCCCTTGTGTATTAGTAGTGAAGACTCATGATATAGAATTAGTTTTTCGTTGCTACTTCGTGTCATCGTGTGTGTGACAGAAGATGAAACATATTTGTTGTCTGCGACTTTGTATGACACACTATGAAATGATTACTTTGCTAATCCAGAAGGTGACTTTTGTGGATAAGCTCAACTATATGTTTCTTTTTTTGggtaaaagagaaagaaaaaaaaacagacgTTGACCTTGAATAAATCAATACTTAAATTTAATTTCTTCAAAGAGCTTAATGCTCTGACTTCTCATCCACTCCACTATGTGGGCATATTTTAATCAACTTGCTCCTCTGTTCCAAATTGATTCATGGCGTAATCGAATTGTATGGTGCAATACTCTTTTCAAATGCTGTCAAAAAAAGCTTCAGAAATAAATGGTTCATATTTTATCGTGGTCATTTGGTTCACCGGTTTACCAAAAAATCTTTGGTTACTCTTATTTATTGGCTCGATTATATTGGAAAATGTCGCAATCTTGCTTTGAATCTCCTCATGCCTCATAGTTTGATTGTGATAGAGATGTGTTAAACCGAATAATAGAAACATAAAAAAAATTTGGAGACTATGAACAGATGTCTTTTATTTCAAAGTAATATTAGCTCAATTTCTTAGAACTTTGAATAGATAAAGCCAACTGAATAATATAAAAAGGTTGAGTTAGAGAAAAAAGACATTCAATCACTGAAGCTAAAATAGATCATGGAAGTCTAAGATTTAAATCCCAACATCGTAAAGAAAAAGATTAAGGtgatttttatagaaaaaaataGGCATTTCATATTTTAGTCAATATTTTTTGTTTCTCCATCTGGTGTTCGATATTAGCATTGGACTCCATTAATTCGAATTCGCACCGCGGAGAACCCAATAGTGAGGGACACATTAAAACATAAATATGACGGAACACCAGCAGTagaagttttagaagaaaagcTCTCTGCGCAAGAATTTTAATGCATGTTGGGCAAAATTTTCCTTAACATCATATGGTGATCATTGTAGATGGAAAATCTGGTGATCGCTAGAATTTCCTATGCTTCAAAATTGTGGCGATCAACATGCTTAAAATTCTGGCGCGAAGCTATTTCCCAAAATGTTGCTTAACGAGGTCAATATATAAACTATAATTTAGAAAAAGTCTATCCAGTATAATTTCTTGAACAATCACTGTTaagattttttttcaatttcaagactCAAACTCaaaatatttattaaaaatataGAGATCTTACTGGTATTTTAATTAATATAACTAAAAGCTAGCCGAAATATTACCGTTTCAAAGAAAAATGTaagagaaatgaaaaagaaatataAAAGTTAGTTCATCGAGACTTTTCTGTGGTTTTTTTTGGCAAGAGGGAGATCCGCAATCGCTACAATCTTTGTCACAGCCTTTGCCCTTTAAGTGAGTACTTTGTGGTGAGCACTTTGTGCGCACTAGTAAACTCCCCGTATGCAATAGCCTACAAATCACACAAAAAATGTAAATCATACTAGACTAGCCTTGTGCGATATGCTCAACCCAAAAAATATTGAAGGGGATTCGATCTCACGTCATCTGACCACCTTCCAAACCAACTAGGCAACTGAAGGGTTGAGACTTTTCTGTGTTATCACTTTTTCATCTTCATGAAAATCCCTTTCACCTTCCAATCAATTAGGTAGAAATTGCTATAAGGTGGTCCAATGCACAGTAGCCATGCGTCACTGAACGTTCTCTTTAGCCTTAGCTCCACGTTTATTAGCTGGCCACCTTTCACTTAATGTCCCTTTGCTAGCTCTTGTAAGAAAGAATATGCAACCATCTTGATTTGGACCTGTTTGTAAGATGACACAAAGGATTCTAGCAGTTTCTTTTGAGTGCAATGGGATTAATTTCATATTGTTATAAATATAATTAATTGTGGATGTCCACTATTGCTCCTAAAGCTTTCTAAAGAAATTTGTAATCAAGTAattctatttcatttttttttattacgAAGAGTATTGTTACTTCATTTA
This sequence is a window from Nicotiana sylvestris chromosome 3, ASM39365v2, whole genome shotgun sequence. Protein-coding genes within it:
- the LOC104244059 gene encoding 5'-adenylylsulfate reductase-like 5, producing the protein MEELRKRVCGIVLFFCICCFISFSPCDASVPPPFLLALRSQCPLSFSFQSPLQVSGDFIDRALTSRQWSTYTSALFYASWCPFSRRIHFMFEALSSMYPQIEHLAIEQSSAMPSLFSRYGIHSMPAILIFNQTSRMWFHDSKDLDSLSKFYRRTTGLEPIQFVDVDQSGVLRKKRFATESKLSLPLNEMLSREPYLSFAVAFLCLRVIWIVAQRLMYHIKAFWTRYRPNPNLDIFGETGQILRRIVQAIDMKGLWTKLRQCKIRNLHHGARSARVWASSLASVSLGESSTSR